In one window of Chlamydiota bacterium DNA:
- a CDS encoding response regulator, whose translation MKQATVLIVDDERGPRESLRMILKNDYQLLIASNGFEAIEFLKNHPVDVIVSDLKMPELSGVDVLNRAKELDPRIEFILLTGFGNLQSISLETPHPISDFLYKPYSVEIVRSVVKKAVEKRKSQS comes from the coding sequence ATGAAACAGGCGACCGTGTTAATTGTTGACGACGAGAGAGGTCCCCGGGAATCCCTCCGAATGATTCTAAAAAATGATTATCAACTTCTCATTGCCAGCAATGGTTTTGAGGCCATTGAATTTTTAAAAAACCATCCGGTGGATGTCATTGTATCAGACCTTAAAATGCCCGAACTTTCTGGGGTCGATGTTTTGAATCGAGCAAAAGAATTGGATCCCAGAATTGAATTCATCCTCTTAACCGGTTTTGGGAATTTACAAAGTATCAGTTTAGAAACACCTCATCCCATCTCAGATTTTCTCTACAAACCTTACAGTGTAGAAATCGTTCGAAGTGTTGTAAAAAAGGCTGTTGAGAAAAGAAAATCGCAATCATAA
- a CDS encoding NUDIX hydrolase, producing MMKLKKQLEVEKHVSAGGVVYRLSEEILQIALISKLGRKVWCLPKGHVEKGESFFEAAQREILEETGLEAHPFNSLGDVAYEYYDRWEKKRIFKTVHFFLFVFCKKVRNPQDREVDEVKWFSVDEALSCMSYSSEKKIVKKAARSLMKNGKRTF from the coding sequence ATGATGAAATTAAAAAAACAGCTTGAGGTAGAAAAGCATGTTTCAGCTGGAGGGGTGGTTTATCGTTTGAGTGAAGAAATTCTTCAAATTGCGCTGATTTCAAAATTAGGAAGAAAGGTTTGGTGTCTTCCAAAAGGTCATGTTGAAAAAGGAGAGAGTTTTTTTGAGGCCGCTCAAAGGGAGATTTTAGAGGAGACAGGTTTAGAGGCCCATCCTTTTAACAGTCTGGGTGATGTTGCTTATGAATATTATGATCGGTGGGAGAAGAAAAGAATTTTTAAAACGGTCCATTTTTTTCTTTTTGTTTTCTGTAAAAAAGTCAGGAATCCTCAAGATCGTGAAGTGGATGAGGTGAAATGGTTCTCGGTTGACGAGGCTTTGTCCTGTATGAGTTATTCTAGTGAAAAAAAGATTGTGAAGAAAGCGGCTCGGTCATTGATGAAGAATGGTAAAAGGACGTTTTAG